TAATTCTAAAGCCACACGCCATATGTTGTTACAttcaggagaccctgggctactcagatatgccattgtttgatatctttgagaaatttGTTTGAGAAATTTGATTTCTTTATGAATCTGGGTCATTTCTGATCACAAATGTACCTAGTACCtgctaaatgtattttattttttatttaagcttTATTTAAAAGCAGTTATCTTTTCAGAAGGTGTTAGTCTGGAGTGTCCGTGATCTGAAAGCGCAATCATTTTGATGGTGATTCACTTTATCggttattatgagtaaaaatgaaaaattagcATAGGGCAgccatgcttttatttttattgatatatttttattttctatcctCTTAGATTCATGCTTGGTGCTAAAACTCAGGACAAAAtgagttgcatatttaatatcagatatttttaatactcagaatcaatgtaaactgaaagcccTTCGTTTATAATAcgaaggctaaaagcagagatgtGATAGATCAGTAGCGAATGggttttgggtgattttggagccGGAATGCTGGCTGATGGatggtcacaggtggatgaaacCACTCTGGCTGGTGAGGGAGAGTCTGAtgagtgatctgatgtgtgaaGCATGGCACTGTTTCAACCCTTTGTTGAAATatgaaggccaaaaaacagcagTAATCTCCAGATTTGAGGTGATTTTCTGAGCCGAATTACtcactgaggctgaagtcacagCTCGATGATGTCAGGCTAGAAGTGATCTACCGTTTTGCCCGCGAATGCCTGAAAAACTCCAGGTCCTAAAGgttaacttatttatttatttatttactaggAAATCAATAGAACATCTAATTTGACTCTGCTTACGACTGTAGATGAGGGCAAACTGGGGCATGTTTGTTGCAAGTTATTTGTATAATAATGAAATGGCTACTAGTGCATGGCCTTTTGTTTCCATGCAAAGAAACAATCGTTTATTGCACTCAAATCCCCACACTTAGACCATCATATGAGCTTTTTATGACTTACAAGCTGAGAAGTTCATCTAGGACAGTCAACTCTGCACTCACTTTTCACAATGAATAAAGTCCAATGTGTTTTCCAATTGAATGGCGTTACAGTGTTCTGTGATGACACCTACAGCTTGTGTACACACTcatcaatgagtgtgtttacatgcacttaataacccAATAAGCGCatgaaatcagattttgtcagtaaatcGATCAACGTCTTTGCATACACTggagtaatcagatgatggggaaactccaggtctacaggtgTCAGgctgtaatcagatttctgctttgcaaccagccaataaactcacagaagaagacgcgacgtaaacataacataaaactcaaaaacTTTATGctggagctttttttttaaaacatcgcACCCcttcacctgaaaatatgaatacacatcatctagaaggtgaagaatatttaaataccTCATTTTGTCAAGGATGTAGTCGGTTTCAGCATCTCGAGGTAACAATGGTTACTTatttccaaaagaaatcagagtaagagctcacatgaactaagaaatctgattactaagCTAATGTCCAgctctcttcatcagatttcttaatctgatttctagatcggagtatgctgtttacacgacaatttgaataatcggataattgcaaaaatctgattctgatcagattattaagtgcatgtatttattattatgcattCACTGTTTTCTTGCCATTATTGCCTATGCGCTAAGTAATAACTTGACTATTGACACTGAGCTCAAACGAATTTACCTTTCTTTGAGCTCATCATCCCACTTCGcttcttcatcttcctcctcaTCTTGGCCTTTTTTTCCACTAATCTCCATTTCCGCCCCAATTCCTTATATGTTCTTTGGTCCATTTCATAATGACAGCCACCGTTTTGTGCTACCATCTCCTCCACCTTCTCCAACAGCTGTGTGACCTGAGCAGCATCAACCAAATTCTTGCTGTCGAGAACATGATACCTGTTTCTACATTTTGCAACAAGCAGTTTTAGGTCTATCCCTTCACTCTCAATGTGCTGCTCAATTGTTATGTCCCCCAGCAAGTCACCATGGGAGAACAGAAGAATAGTGTGGTCCCAGACTCGCTTGCCAAGCAGATCCATGTGTTCCTCCACAGATTTCCTCACTTCTTCTGTGAATGCAATATCAGAGCGTAAAGCCAGGAGTACAGCATGTGGCCCTGGGGGACAGAGGGACATGCTGAGTAATATTTCTTGTTTATCCAGTTCTGGGGTGTCTCTTTCTGGAAGAGTTCTCCACCAGCCTGGCGTGTCCATCACAGTGACCAGCTTTCCAGCCACCTCGTCCTGAGTCTTCACACACTGTGCAGTTCTCTTAGAGTCGAAATTCTCTTTTCCAAAAATAATGTTCTTAGCTGAACTCTTTCCAGCCCTCCGGTAGCCTAACAGCACCATCCTTACATTGGACAGGGAGCAGTTAAGGCCTGATGGACACATACCATATTTGTTAGGTTCTTTAAAGTAATATTCCCACCAAAAATCTTTCCTCTAACCCCAAAATTAGACAaaagccaagacatgtttgatgtgcATGGGCAACCGTGCATCTAATCCATACGGCCTAGGAATTGTAAACGTTTCAAATGGGAAtatcatctttctttctttttgttttaaaggtaatgtctcaggcatcgaGTTATATATCCATGACCATATCATGCAGTAAATTTCGGAGAGGGACCTTTTAGAGGCATTGGACTCTTCAgtcatctggttcctatcaccaccactgtaaacagttctcccttgctaagtttctctagtagtagtagcagccgTCTTGAGGCCTgattttatctgtttatcttttGTCAATTATAATGTAGAGTATATTTAAAATTGGCACACATGGCTTATAGTGTTCGATGATTTAAACATCGAGTGCACAGTGCTGAAGCTTCTAGTACTTTTCAGCCATGTTAccctagtgcaaaactaaagaagcaaacttcaaaaaCCAAACAGGTCTTGGCTGATCTGTGTTTGAGGTGAGGGGAAACATGATAAATGGTGAAAACTCTTTACAGCTGTAATACTATCTTCTCAAAGCCAGTGAAACTCTTGGTGAATGCTAATGAAATCTTACCTTCATGAACCCCTCTTTGCTCTTGTACTACCTTCCTCCTCTTGTCCGCTCTCTCCTCTGCCTTCTTCCTCATTTCTTTGACTTCATACAGGTGCTTTCTGTCCATTTCAAAATGACAGCCACCATTTATCGCCACCACCTCCTCAATCTTCTCCATCAGCTCTTTGACCTGAGACCTATTGTAGCTTTCAATGTTGAGAATGTGGTACCTGTCCCCACATTTGTCAACAAGCCACTGCAGAAAAGTCTCCCCTTCACATCCAATGAACTTTTCGACCGTTTGATCCTGTAGATGATCATTATAGGTGAATACGACTATGGTGTGCCTCCAGACGTCCTTCCTGAGAAGCTCCAAGTGCTCCTGCGCAGATCTTCTGTGTTTCTCCTTGTATAATGTGTCCACGCGTATGACAAGGAGAACAATGTGGGGTCCTGGTGGACAATGAGCTGCACTAAGCAGCAGCTCCTGTTTCTGAAACTCGGGAGTCTCATTAGCAAGGAAGTTCTTCCACCagcctggggtgtccaccacagTGA
This portion of the Pygocentrus nattereri isolate fPygNat1 chromosome 24, fPygNat1.pri, whole genome shotgun sequence genome encodes:
- the LOC108426344 gene encoding GTPase IMAP family member 8 — encoded protein: MAMCASPFGVQSISEFRIVLLGNRGAGKTSLANTILSRPTTSPKRTAQCVKIHGVAAGRLVTVVDTPGWWKNFLANETPEFQKQELLLSAAHCPPGPHIVLLVIRVDTLYKEKHRRSAQEHLELLRKDVWRHTIVVFTYNDHLQDQTVEKFIGCEGETFLQWLVDKCGDRYHILNIESYNRSQVKELMEKIEEVVAINGGCHFEMDRKHLYEVKEMRKKAEERADKRRKVVQEQRGVHEGLNCSLSNVRMVLLGYRRAGKSSAKNIIFGKENFDSKRTAQCVKTQDEVAGKLVTVMDTPGWWRTLPERDTPELDKQEILLSMSLCPPGPHAVLLALRSDIAFTEEVRKSVEEHMDLLGKRVWDHTILLFSHGDLLGDITIEQHIESEGIDLKLLVAKCRNRYHVLDSKNLVDAAQVTQLLEKVEEMVAQNGGCHYEMDQRTYKELGRKWRLVEKKAKMRRKMKKRSGMMSSKKGAGHRLAELSLVLLGYGEAGKTSTGNTILGTAEFGWKRTSQCVKRHGEVAGRFLTVVDTPGWWKHLPIEHTPPLNKQEMAQSVSLTSSGPLAFLLVLRLDSSFQEDEKRAVKDHLKLFGRRVWDQTVVLFTCGDWLGDRSIELHIESEGEALKWLLQKCGNRFHVFSNKNRRSSTQVTELLEKIEEMVAENRTCHLREMWDLKEVTEMKRLDGAGTNERKTKTQEDLDDESDLDDDVFLTVTEGFF